Sequence from the Suncus etruscus isolate mSunEtr1 chromosome 1, mSunEtr1.pri.cur, whole genome shotgun sequence genome:
GCTGAGACTCCTATCCTCTCCCCCAGGCACCGTCCTGCTGCTGATGCTAATAGCCTGTAGCTGCTGCTGCTCTGGTTGCTGCTGCCCCGAGCCCAGGACCAGGAAGGAGCAGGTTCGGCCCCTGTCCCCTGCCTGAGAGCCAAGACAAGAGGCAAGAGCAGAAAGAGCAGGAGTGAACCTGCCCTGCAACTTCAGATCCCAAAGTGACCTACAGCCTACCTGCAGCCTAAACCCACAGAGCTGCTTACATCCCAGAGCACAAGCCCGGGCCTGGGGGCACCGCCTGCCCTTGGGGTCCTTTTGTGGGGCTGGGTTTGGGGTTCTGCTAGCTGCTGCCGCCATGCCCAGCACACATCACATCAGTATCCAGCCCAGGAGCAGCGTCAGCCTATTCCTTTCCCACTAGAAGCTTTGGTTTCTGGGGTCCTACTGAGGGCCAGGACCATCCTTTCCTGGCCTCTGTGCCTGGGGTACCCAGGAGAGCTGGAAAAACACTGGCAGGAGGAAGGCGCAGCGGAGGGGGCAGCAGGCCGGTCCCACCTCCACTTGCCTCCCTGCAGCTCGGCCCTCTGGGGGGAGATGTCTCCCAAACACCAGAGTCCTGGCCCTGGGGTCTGCCTACCCCTGCACCCCAGCCCTGGTGCCTCTCACTAGCCTCTGCTTAGTTTCTGAGGTCCAAGTCCTCACCCCAACTCAGCACAACCCAACCCTGGACCAGTCGTCACATTCCCAACGCTGTAGAAAAGGAGCTTCCAGAGGACACGCCCAGCCCCATGTGCTGCATGCCTTGCCTTGCCCTGGCCACCTCGGTCCTCCACAGAAGGTTCCAGAGGTGGTTGAGCCAGAAGGGGTGAGAAGTGAGCGGGTTCCATGAAGCCTGTCCAAAGGGAGAGCCTGAGCTTCCCAGGGTGGAGAGGCCCCAGAACTAGGGGCTGAGGGTGTGGCTGGCTCAGGCCAGTTTCACTTCCTGGTGTCCATGGACCTGTCCAACGGGTTAGGTATGGGCCAGAGACCCAAAAGGGAAACACTTCTGTGCCTCAGAGAGCCGGCTGCTCCCTCCTCCCTGTACACCCCGAAAGACAGGTCCCGGGTCCTGAGGAGCTGAGACCCACTGCCTTTGCAGGTGGCCATCACTCAGCCCTCGCCGCACCTTATCAACTCCTTTCTAGAGCCACAGCCACACAAAGTTTGAAAGTTTGACTGCTTAAGAGGGAGCAGTGCAGGGATAGACACAGCACCAATGGCCGAGCATGCCTGGGTCTGATCCCCGGCACTGCCCCGGAAATGAACCCTACGCACAGACTCAGGAATGGGTCCCCCCAacacgctgccgggtgtggccaaaaccaaagtGGCAGAGCCAGCTCCTGCCTCGCCCCCTTAGCCTGACACGCCTGGGGCCCCAGGCAAGTTGGCAACCTAGAGACACTCCTGCCTCTCAGAACACCTCCCGAGTGGATAGGTGGGGCCACCAGGCACCCCCACAAGACAAACAGGGAAGGTGGGAGACCAGGCAGTGTCTGCTTCTGCAGCCCAAGTGGAGTGCCCAGACCCAAAGCTTTGTGGTCCCTGCTTTTGGGGGCTGACCACACCCCACAGCCAGTGCACCCCTCCATGCCAGGCCCTGTCCCACAACCTCTGTCCTCTGTAGCAGACCTATGGTGGCATGAGAGTTGGGTTAGGGCTTCTTGGGGGTGATGAGTGGAAAGGAACCAGGCTTTCCTTGCCCCCACAGTGCCCACGGCAGATGGAACATAGACCAGCAGGGGCTGTCTGAAGCCAGAAGCCAGGAGGCCCCTCACCTCACCCCCTAAGGTGCCCCAGAGCAGGGGCACAGCCAGCTCTCCCCCTCCCCTGCAATTCCACATGGCAGCCCCAATCTCTTGAAGGGGTCCCTGTTGCACCTCACTCGTACCCAGCACCTGCTTCTCCTCCTGCCCTTCAGGTGCAGGGGACAACGTCCACTACGCCAAAATGTCCCTCTGGATAGGGGCTCCCACACACCTTGTAACTGCTCTCTGGGAGGGCACCCCGAAACCTGCTGACAGACTCCCTCAGCTTCCAGTGCTGCTCCTGCCCCTCATGCTCCTCGTAACAAGTCATGGAGAGCTGGTTCCTAGCTTGGGGCTCCTCCTCTGCCTGCGGCTGTGCATTATGGCCATTATTTATGACAATATTCAACTTTATCTCTGCCATTGTTCTGGGGGTTGCACCCAGAGGTGGCGAGTGGGGAGGGCACACTCCAGAGACCAAACCCAAGGCTCCCCCACTTGAGCCACATCATCAGTCTGAATCTTATTTATTACAAGTGTCCTCATTAAATGTCTGGGGTCTTTTTGTCCTGTCAGTCTTAGGCTGCTGGTTATTACGGGTCAGAGGAGAGCAGGGGTAGAACGGCCGCACCCAGAGCAGCAGGTGAGATatggggctgacccaggctcaaatgggcaccccagagggtcccctgacccttgccaggagtgatcccagagtgctatcaggagtcagtcctgagcactgcgagTGTAGTCCCCAAGAAACAAACGAACCCCCCACCCCTCAGCAGCTGGTGAGGATGTAGTGAGAAAGGCTGATCCCACAGGAGAAGGGGTTAAGGGCTCTGGAACCCACAGCTTGCCACACCTGGGGTCCCCAGCTTCTTTGGCCCCATTTCACCACATGTCCACGACCGCCCGCCAAGGCCAAGGCCTGGGAAAGAGACCTTGAGGCTCCATCATGTTGTCTCTTGGTCCCATTTTAAACTCAAATGCTATCCCCCAAATATTCACACCACATTGACCCCAGGATCAAGCAGCCCTGCTCGGAATTACCTGAAAGACACAAACACGTTCATTTATAGATACATGGGGTCTGATGGGTTGGGGTGAGGTGCTGGCCTTCCTCATGGTtcatctaggttcaatcccagcactgcagaAGGTCCCCCGAGTACcactcaggtgtgatccctgggcaccgctgggtgtggcccagacatCCTCTAAACAGATACACGCACATGGGCAACAGGCAGAGACGGGCCTTGAATGTCTggggcctggattcaatccctgaattGCCTAGTTTGCCCAAGGGGgctcctgagcactcccaggtattTACCCCACCCCATTTTAAAGCAACAGGCACGCACATTGTAACCTGAGTGCTATGTACCAGGTGCAGACCTGGAGAATGTCTGAATGCCAGTCATAGATGAGAAAACAGGAatgtgtctggggccagagacagtCAACAGACCAAGGGCGGGGTTGGTGTACGAGAAGCCCAGGTTCGGTCCCAGTACTGCAAGATGGAACTGGGGAGAGGGTGGCTGTTCCAAATGATGTCCACTGGGGGCAATCAGGACTGGATGAGCTCACTCCTATACAGGATGAGGGACGCAAACTGAGGAACAAGGAAACACACATACCCACCCCTGGATTTGGGCTGCAGAATCAAGGCCACCAGAAGGAGAGAGGTGAGGGCTAGGGAAGGGAGATCTCCGTGGACAATGGCGGAGGCGTTGCTACTGAGGTGTGTAAAACATACCCCTAAACCGCAGTGTGGGAAGCCAAAGTCATCGCCAAACAAAAGAGCAAGCTGGCGGAGGGGAACACGACCGGGCAGTTCCTGAGGCTCTGCTGGCTAATTCTGGTTCCCCTGACGCAGAAGTCAGGGACAGCTGCACAGACGTGTGTGGAACCCTGCAGTGTGGACCACATGCTGTGTCTGTTCTGACAAAAATATTCTGAGTGGTGCCACAGGGGACAAATAGCATTGACAGAATCCACTGCCTGCTCCAGGACCGCATTCAGATGCATGGTCTGGGCTCAAGCCCATCAGCTGCATGGCCACTGTCAGTCACCAAAACTCTCTGGGCCTGCTCCCCAGTTCTGGAGTTGGGGTTTCAGCTGCTAACACGGCTGCATTTTTTAAGGCAATTGTTGGGCtcaattatgtcttttttttttttgttttttgggccacacccggtaacgctcaggggttactcctggctatgcgctcagaagtcgctcctggcttgggggaccatatgggacaccaggggatcgaaccatggtccgttcaaggctagcgcaggcaaggcaggcaccttacctttagcgccaccgcccggccccctcaattATGTCTTTACAACTACAAGGACAGTCATCACAAACAGGTTTGGGAACAAACATGCGTCTTCTGATAAGCATCTGGCTGAGCGGAAACACGGGTCTGGGCACCACTGGTGGcagcccctcccctcccccaggtGGTACCAGGTAATCCAGGGCACCCTGGAGCCCAGCTATGGAAGGTCGTGCTCATAGTCCCCTTTAAGAGCCTGGCAGTGCGCCAGGGTTCCCTCTGCCATGTCCAGGGCACAGCTGCCAGAGGGGTGCAGTGGGGCTCATGGACACAGCTGTGGGCAGGTGGGGCCAGGACACGTGGCCGGAAGCTTTGCCAAAGTGTGCACTGTGCCCTCTACTTCTGAGCAGTCCTGGCACACAAGACAGAACAAGACCTGCCAGACTAGGAAGTGGCTGAGTCCAGGGCTGGGGTCAGACAAAGGCCTCTCAGAAGTTGGGGCCGTGATGGTGATAAACACCTGCACCCAGAAACCAGTTCCAGGAGGTGTGGGCAGATCCACAGTTAATCATCCACCCGCACCCCAGCTCTGGCCCCGCACTCCCAGTCTGGGGCCTCTTGGGCCAGAAAGGCAGAGGGAGTTTCGCCCCATGAAAGATGGACAAGTAGCGGGACTGGCCACTGAATGGCAGCTGGAGTCTGACTTGTGAGCAGCCCCCAAATGACATCACAAAAGGGCAGAAGGGGGGAGGAGCAAGTGAGGAGGGGGCATGTTGCCAGGTGATGGGCCTGGTGGCCTTTGTGCTGGCAACAGCTGAGGGGTCTGGTCAGGGCTGTGGGCAATGCGTCTGCCGCCTATGCTCCCATCCTTCTCGGCATCAGGGAGCGGCTCTGAAGGGACACCCAGCCGCCCTCACTCAGGACACAGGAGTTCAAAGGCTGAACTCAGGTGAGCCACCTTGTGTTTGCTGCGGCAGCACTTATTCTAAAAATCAGATGAGCCACCTGACCGCTTCCTACCCTGGAGCCCCTTCAGCCGCAGGCAGGAGGCTAAGTCAGGCCTTGACTTCCAGAGGCCTCCAGggaaggcttttttttgtttgtttttttgcagggAGGGGGACGGGACAGGACTGGGAACTACCTTTGGTAACACCAGCCAACTGGGCCAGATGGTCCAATGCCCAGAGCTGTGTGGCTGCCAGGGCCACACCTAAGTGTGGGGGAGGGACATGCAGTACTGGGGACCCAACTCACTCTGGGGCATGTGAGGCCCATGCTGCCTCCCTGACCCCCCAAGAGGTTTCTGGGGTCTCACCTCCCTCCTCAATACCAACTCACAAAAGACTTCCCCCAGTTAGCCAAAACCAGTGGGGGTGATGTCTACAGAGTTTGGGGTATCTCTGAGCAGGCCTGGAAGACAGCTGGTGACTTAGAAGGTCCTCAAGGAGGCCCCGGGGCCCCGTGAGAGAGTTACAAGGTTTTTTCTCTGACCTTGTTTGGTGTTTGTGCCACAGCCAAacgggtgactcctggctctgcactcaggaatcactcctggtgggttcaggggatcctacgggatgtcgggaattgagcccaggtctgtcaagtacaaagcaaatgccctccccactgtgctgtccctTTGGCCTCCCTTCATCTCTCTCACTGCATGTCTGGCATCCCCATACAAGCACCTTCCAGGGCATCGGGCCAGGTCCGGGTCCAGGagcttctgcactcagggctcccGTGTCCTGTTTGCAGCCCGAATGGACATCCAGGCAAAGAACAGACAGGTGTGGAAGGACGAGTACTGGCTAAATCCCTGGGACGAGGGTGCCCTGGCCATCATCTTCCTTTTCATCACCATGGTCATGTTACTCATCTTGTTGGCTGTGACCTTCGGCAACTTCCCTCTGTTTAAGAGGGATGACTGTGAAGACCAGTGAGCCAGCTGCCAGCCGAGGAGGGATCTGCTGCCTGAGCCCCGGCTTCCCTTCCTCACAGCCCTGGCACAATCTAGAAATACATGTGTTTTTTTATGGGACTGATGAGTGGAGTCTTCCTCAATGGACAGTCCACTCTAAAGGAAGGGACGGTTTCTGGGCTCCCCGCTAtttcccccccgccccccgccccgACTCCCAGAGGCTTAGCCCGGTGCCACTGCCAAAAGCAAACCCAATTTGCTGGCTGAGCAAAAAGACGGACAAATAGATGGTGCAGGACTCAGTACTCCCTGTCCGGGAGATCTTAGGAGGGAACCTGGAGCCCCAAGGGAGGTGGGCCCCACTAAGAGAGAGCGTAGGCCCTGAGCAGGAGACTGCTCACCCCCAGTCACATTCAGAAAAGTACAcgtgagggaccagagcaatagcagagtagtagggtgtttgccttcacgcagctgacccagggcagatctgggtttgatccccagcatcccatatggtcccctaagccaggagcgatttctgaacgcagagccaggagtaacccctgagcttcaccgggtatggccccaaaacaaaaacaaaaacagcagctCACCTTCCACATGGGCTTAGAGAAGCA
This genomic interval carries:
- the SMIM6 gene encoding small integral membrane protein 6; this translates as MDIQAKNRQVWKDEYWLNPWDEGALAIIFLFITMVMLLILLAVTFGNFPLFKRDDCEDQ